The DNA window TAGAATGAGCTAATTACGTCTCCAAGTAATTTTATGGATTTTTCTTTGTCAGGTCCAATTGGGGAACCTGCAACATACTGGGTTACGCCCATTTCTCCGAGAGCTTCGATTTTTGGTATGAAGTCATCAGGAGTTCCACAAACAGAGAACGCGTTCATTAAGTCATCAGTTACAGCTCCGATTGCTCCACCGAAGTCTCCTTTACTTAAGAATTCTCCGAATTTAGCACCAGTGTCTGCAGGTAGGCCGTGTCTTTCGAATACTG is part of the Methanobacterium bryantii genome and encodes:
- a CDS encoding LLM class flavin-dependent oxidoreductase — protein: IYMGAQGPMMLKTAGEVSDGALINASNPKDFEAAVPLIKEGAEAAGKSISDVDVAAYTCCSIDDDAGKATGAAKIVVAFIAAGSPPPVFERHGLPADTGAKFGEFLSKGDFGGAIGAVTDDLMNAFSVCGTPDDFIPKIEALGEMGVTQYVAGSPIGPDKEKSIKLLGDVISSF